The bacterium genome contains a region encoding:
- a CDS encoding replication-relaxation family protein yields MGSDSAAAIMRMTPRDCALVTLLRELRYLTTTQIRQACFFSASLTTTSQRLTLLRRRGVIDCLTHRTFDDRRAFWCLTPLGRAVAAQLGESVHGTPRSDALAALQMDHLIATNQIFCDLCTLYRERRLGPFRWYGSHHAGVDLDDTRVVPDAMILAAAAGGAAWMYCVELDQGTMAAAALAAKFRRYRYLQRVAEMRRVEPIWEARALSWILFACKDACRAAVAARLAAESGLERFWAGTAAELPAGLADSVGLDPVLPPDALLGLSGGVVPPDGTEGRR; encoded by the coding sequence ATGGGCTCCGACTCCGCGGCCGCGATCATGCGGATGACCCCGCGTGATTGCGCGCTCGTCACGCTTCTGCGCGAACTGCGCTACCTCACCACGACGCAGATCCGGCAAGCTTGCTTTTTCTCCGCGTCCCTCACGACCACGTCTCAGCGGCTGACGTTGCTGCGCCGTCGCGGGGTGATAGACTGTCTTACGCACCGGACGTTTGACGACCGCCGGGCATTCTGGTGCCTGACGCCCCTCGGCCGCGCGGTCGCGGCTCAACTTGGAGAATCTGTTCACGGAACACCCCGCTCGGACGCCCTGGCCGCCCTCCAGATGGATCACCTGATCGCCACGAACCAGATTTTCTGTGACCTGTGCACGCTGTACCGAGAGCGTCGCTTGGGACCGTTTCGCTGGTATGGAAGCCACCACGCCGGGGTTGATCTCGACGACACGCGCGTGGTCCCAGACGCCATGATCCTGGCCGCCGCGGCCGGTGGCGCCGCGTGGATGTACTGCGTTGAGCTCGATCAGGGGACAATGGCCGCCGCCGCTCTGGCCGCAAAGTTCAGGCGGTATCGTTACCTCCAGCGGGTGGCCGAGATGCGACGAGTAGAGCCCATCTGGGAGGCCCGCGCCTTGAGTTGGATCCTGTTCGCCTGCAAGGACGCCTGTCGCGCCGCTGTCGCCGCGCGGTTGGCCGCTGAGTCCGGCCTGGAGCGGTTCTGGGCCGGGACCGCGGCCGAACTTCCGGCGGGGCTCGCGGACTCGGTTGGCCTGGACCCGGTGCTTCCGCCGGACGCTCTGTTGGGGCTCTCGGGTGGGGTCGTCCCGCCGGATGGAACGGAGGGACGACGATGA
- a CDS encoding type IV secretory system conjugative DNA transfer family protein, protein MRWYRIGRIVLLAAVVWLGAHGGLAAMSWALTLTVTLIIAFLRAGRVLQERPSPLAGARWGTWKDAAPCAARGPFLLGLWGRSRTPLYLTEEQLSGHVLVVGPSRTGKTAGAIAPNLLLRDPARESVVVLDVKTGPRSLWNVTAGRYGARAHLFCPYFEGSIGYNPLSRVDSIGSAQRKATLLVQNTTPRNLSGDAHVYAAATADLAMLLFLHVQQDRPRGGHTVGAVYRLVMGGPACIRETLRSSRVAEVRERHGIFSARERRVQEAAVTGLLERLAPWADPLVVEATARHFDLTALGRGPSALYILMPEADAPQQQPLIAWLVADLLDELIELAEREGLRVPVRVYLDEFRQFGYLPGLSESLPTLRERGISVLLGVQVLSQIEEVYGRVEARTLVGNTETKLLFRAGDLETARMISAWLGRTTVPAVSVTTRGRGDRSTTVRPHVRPLMAVEDLTRIPDGAVIALAGAARPLPLWQARYYAIRGFSISPPPFPLRRRPAPPLAVASPDAVSAAPARRVPPRPSGGVPGPAATGGELPGA, encoded by the coding sequence ATGAGATGGTATCGGATCGGCCGGATCGTTCTTCTGGCAGCGGTGGTCTGGTTGGGAGCGCACGGCGGTCTTGCCGCGATGTCCTGGGCGCTCACGCTGACCGTGACGCTGATCATCGCGTTCCTGCGGGCTGGGCGCGTCTTGCAAGAACGGCCGAGCCCCCTGGCCGGCGCGCGTTGGGGGACCTGGAAGGATGCGGCTCCGTGCGCGGCCCGAGGTCCATTTCTGCTCGGCCTGTGGGGCCGCTCCCGGACGCCTCTCTACCTGACGGAGGAGCAACTCTCCGGCCACGTGCTGGTGGTGGGTCCGTCGAGGACCGGGAAGACCGCGGGGGCGATCGCCCCCAACCTCCTTCTTCGCGACCCTGCCCGCGAGAGTGTGGTGGTCCTCGATGTCAAGACCGGCCCGCGGTCCCTTTGGAACGTGACAGCGGGCCGGTATGGGGCGCGGGCCCACCTGTTCTGCCCTTACTTCGAGGGGTCGATTGGCTACAACCCGCTGTCCCGCGTTGACTCGATCGGATCGGCGCAACGCAAGGCGACCCTGCTCGTCCAGAACACGACGCCCCGGAATCTCTCTGGCGACGCGCACGTCTACGCCGCCGCCACCGCGGATCTCGCGATGCTGCTCTTTCTGCATGTGCAGCAGGACCGTCCTCGGGGCGGTCACACCGTTGGTGCCGTCTACCGCCTCGTTATGGGAGGGCCGGCGTGCATCCGGGAGACGCTCCGATCCAGCCGCGTCGCCGAGGTCCGCGAGCGGCACGGGATCTTCTCGGCGCGGGAGCGGCGCGTGCAGGAGGCGGCGGTCACCGGCCTGCTCGAACGGTTGGCGCCTTGGGCCGATCCGCTGGTGGTGGAGGCGACGGCACGTCACTTCGACTTGACCGCCTTGGGCCGGGGACCATCGGCGCTGTACATCCTGATGCCGGAGGCCGACGCCCCCCAGCAGCAGCCCTTGATCGCATGGTTGGTGGCGGATCTGCTCGATGAGTTGATCGAGCTGGCGGAACGCGAGGGACTCCGCGTCCCGGTGCGCGTGTATCTTGATGAGTTCCGGCAATTCGGATACCTCCCCGGCCTCAGCGAATCGCTCCCGACGCTCCGGGAGCGCGGGATCAGCGTCCTGCTCGGCGTCCAAGTGCTGAGTCAGATCGAGGAAGTCTACGGCCGGGTCGAAGCCCGGACCTTGGTCGGGAACACAGAGACAAAGCTGCTGTTCCGGGCTGGAGATCTCGAGACCGCCCGAATGATCAGCGCGTGGCTGGGCCGCACGACCGTCCCGGCCGTATCGGTGACGACCCGGGGCCGGGGAGATCGCAGCACGACGGTGCGTCCGCACGTCCGCCCACTTATGGCGGTTGAGGATCTCACGCGGATTCCCGACGGGGCGGTGATCGCACTGGCAGGCGCGGCTCGACCCCTCCCACTGTGGCAGGCGCGCTACTATGCGATCCGCGGCTTCTCAATCTCCCCTCCGCCGTTTCCGTTGCGCCGTCGGCCGGCGCCGCCCCTCGCCGTGGCCTCTCCGGACGCCGTGTCTGCAGCGCCTGCCCGTCGGGTTCCCCCACGGCCCTCTGGAGGCGTTCCGGGGCCCGCGGCAACCGGAGGAGAGCTCCCCGGCGCGTAG